TGCATACCAGCGCTGTATATTTTTTTCTTTGACGGGGGCAAGGGTCTCTAGATTACCGCAATGGAATCTGTGGAAAACATGATCCTGGGGAGCAATGATCTCTGAAATTCTCTGTATTCTTCTTTCATCTAGCAAAGTATTTCTTGCAAACTCTTGTTGCACTGCGTTTTTTTCTTTGTCTAAGTATTCTTGTGCAAATAGTGGATACGTAAACATGCTAGTAAATCGATCCAGAGTTTCAAAGAAAGCAGAATTATTAACGGAGAAGAGATAAACAGTTTTGTGAGGGAATGTGAAAGCGTTGTATTTACCGCCATTTTTACTTAGAAAAGATGAAAACTCTTCCGGTTGGGGATACTTTCTATTTCCAAGAAAAATACTGTGCTCTGTGAAGTGGGCTAGCCCAGGGAATTCTAAAGGATCTTCTGAGCTTCCCGAGCCAACTACAAGGCATGCTCCGGAAGTAGGTAACGAGGGGTCAGAAACAACAACAACAGGCAATCCGTTGGCACAAATAAACTTAAGGACTTGCTGATCTTTAAAAGCTGGGGTGAGCGTTTTTAAAAAACACCGATCGGGAACTATTCGAATATCATAAAGTTCTTCACAGTCCAAACTTTCTAGTTGTCTGAATGAGGCTTTTACTGGAGAAGCTTGGCAATAGGGAGAGAAAAGATTTAAGAGGAAGCTTAGAAAAGTAATAGTGCAAGTCTTTCTCATAAATCCGCTATCTCCTTATACAACGATTGAACTTTGCCAAATACAACGTTGGCTCGTAATTCTCTCAGCAATCTTTTATCGGAAACCTCAGGAGTCGAAATAATGGAGTTTAGATCTACTTCTTCTCCGAAAGCAAAATGAACTGGACTGCGTTTAGTGCTTCGTTGTTCTCCGATATTTTGTTCTATAACCGGAGGGGGAGGGAGGATGTCAAAGGTTTTTAAGGCCATCGGATAGAAATGTGTCGGAACAGCGCATGATTTTCCTAGTAGGCGAAACATCTCTATACTGTCCGGGTGAAAAGGAGCGGGAGCTAGTCTTCCTGAAGCATCTTTTCTATCTCTTCCTCCAGAAGGTGCAACATATATAAACTTGCCGCCTTGTGATAGTAAGGTTTTTAGAACCTTCATGCTTTTTTGATTATGCCGTAGTTTTTCTTCTCTTCTCTCTGGAGGGGAGTCAATGTGTCTCTTGGAGTAAATGCATAACAAATTGCAGCCCATACTGAAGGGGCGAGCTATGGGATCAGAGGTGACTCGATCTCCGGCAAGAAAGATGATTTCTTTTAAGAATCTCTCTGGAAACAGTGTTTTCAGCATAATTTGCATGACTTGGGGGTCCGCTTCCACTTGGTGATTAGCTAGCAAAATAACATTCTCTCCAGAGGACAACTGTTCGATGATTTTGCTAGCTACCTCGCTATGTAAAAGGCAGGAGTGAGGAATATCTATTAAGGGGCGAAAGAATTGTTGTCCGAAAGACTCTAAGTTTATCGGAGAAACGATTCGTTTATGAAAACAAGGAAATTGAAACGGGTCTTTCTGATCGGCTTTTAGTAGTTCAAGAAATTTTGAGAACATAGCCTCCGTTTCCGAGATGTGAAGAATGTCTTCGGTTTCTCGAACGTAGGAGAGATACACCATTTTTGCTCTCTCGTATACGTCTTCCGGTAGCTCCTTGTTGATTAAAGCCTGGTCCAAGGACTGTAGAAAGCTCATCCGACTTACCCTCTTATAAATCTATCTTTTCTCCAGTGATCAGTGAAAAGAATTGATAGTGATTGAGATGGAGTTCGTCGGAAGTGTTGATTTGGAGTTTAGCTTTCATCTGTTTAGCTAAGCGAATTAATGCTGTATCATCGCCTTCTAACTTCATGTAAGAAGCTAGTTCTGGGTGTACGATGAGACAAAGATTTTTGTGGTTTCGGTAGTTGATAACTTTCTTCAATTCTCGCTCGATTTCAATCGCCATACTTTCATTGGTTTTGATCAGAGCGTTGCCGCAACAATAAGGGCAAGGAGTAAATAGAGTTTGTACCAGGGATTCTCTATTTCTCTGGCGGGTCATTTCTACCAAGCCAAACTCGCTCATGCTTAAGATGGTACATCTAGCAGAGTCCACCTTCATATGCTCTTTTAATCTTTCTAAGACTCGTTTTTGATTTTTTCTCGACTTCATGTCGATAAAATCAATAATGACAAGGCCCCCTACGTTGCGTAGTCGTAATTGTCTAGCAATTTCTTCTGCAGCCTCTAGATTGATCTGTACTAGAGTTTCTTCTACACCTCCTTCCAACTGCGTGCTGCGGCCTGAGTTGACATCGACTGTGTGCATGGCTTCCGTTCTGTCGAAGAAAAGATAGCCCCCACTTGTCAGCCAAATTTTTCTTTTGGTGGCCTTCTCTATTTCCTTTTCTACATTGAATCTTTCGAACATAGGAACAGAATCCCTGTAATACTCGATTTTCATTGAGCTTTCAGGAGAATATTTTTTCATTATGTGACGGCATTTTCGATAGGTAGCATAATCGTCGATCAACAGACGATTAAAATTTTTATCTATCCCCGTAACAACAGCTTTTTTGACTAGATCTGTTTCTTCGTAGAGAAGAGCGGGTTCCTCTGTTGCGTGAAACTTTTCTATGATGGTTTTCCATGTTTTGAGGAGTTCATGTGCTTCGGCAATCAATGTTTCTGTAGAAGCTGTCATGCTCGCTGTGCGGCAAATTAATCCCATGTCACGAGGCATTTCAAAAGAACGGATGAGTCTCTTGAGTTGGTCCCGGATCTGAGGGTCCTCAATTTTTCTGGACACTCCGCGATGAGGAGAGTTAGGGAGCAAGACTAGGTACCTTCCTGGAATAGAGATGTTTGAGGTTAGTCTTGCTCCTTTCGTGCCTATGGGCTCCTTAACAACTTGAACAAGGACTGGACTATCCAATTCTAAAAGATCTTCGATAGGAGAATCTGCTTGCCCTGGAGAGGGAGGGATGTTTTCGTCCTCATCCAAATCAGTGTCAAACATCTGTTCGAACTTTTTAGAATTTTCTAGAACGTCGGAAATATGAATGAACCCATTCTCTCGCTCGTCAATGTTAATGAAGGCCGATTGAATGTTTCTCAAAATATTGGTAACTTTGCCTCTGTAAATATTGCCTTTGAGTTGGCGAATCTTTTTTCTCTCTATGATCAAGTCAAAAAGTAGACCATTTTTCAGGTGGGCGTAACGGATCTCTTTTGACTCGACATTCAACAAAACATCGTTTTCCATGCGTGTTCCTTGGAATGCTAAATCTTTTGGGCGGTTTTTTAGAGTAAAAACACGCGCTCCGAAGGAGGGAATCATAGGGTAAACAGATAAAAAATTCTACAGAAATGCTTTACGTAAATTATTTTTGAGACTGTTAATAGAATTAGTTGTTCCACTAATTATAATTAGAAATAAGTCGAGGTTTTCCATAAATCCTTGTTTTGGTAGTATGGGTGCCAAAATTGTTTAATGTCCTGCAGAGGGAACCTTGAGTTTCGTCGACGATCTAAAAATTTATGTTTATAGACTGAAAAATATCGGGGACAGGGAAACCTTGCAGTACACGGTTGCTCCAGAAACTTTTGCTGAAAAGGGCTTGGAGCAGGTGTTCTCTTGTCCAGTGCAGGTTTCAGGGCATGTTGAAAGAGTCGATGACGAACAATTAATCCTATCCCTTTCCCTGCAGACAGAGGTGGGAGTGTCCTGCCCTTTCTGTGATAAAGCCTTTTTGCGCCCTGTCGCCATAGAAAGTATTTGCCATCTGATAGAAAGAGAACAGCTGCGGGACGGGGTTTTCGATTGCTCTGATTTAATCAGGCAAGAAATTTTGCTAGAGTCTGAAGGCCTATACGAGTGTGAGCCAGAAGGGTGCCCCAGTAAGGCTGGAGTGGAAAGTTATTTGCAAAGAAAAGAAGAAAAGTTTGGGGGAAATAATCCCTTTGAAAATTTATAGACTAGGATTTTAAGCCATGGCAGTACCACGTAATCGTTTGAGTAATGCAAGAAAGAATATCAGAAGAAGTCACCACGCAAAGGGACCTCGCCAAACCGCGGTATGTAAAAATTGCAAGAACGCCTTCATTCCTCACACGGTTTGTTCTTCTTGTGGTTTCTACAACGGGAGAGCTGTTCTGCAAGCGACAGAAAAAGATTAGTCAGTACGTAATGGTGCTATGACCACAACTTTTACCCCTTGCGTGGCTGTTGATTTGATGGGGGGAGATCATTCCCCCATCCTAGTGTTTCGAGCGCTCCTCGAAGCTATTCGTTTGGGAGATTTTAAGGAGATCTCCTTTCTAGCCATTGCCCAGGAGGGCTTCCGAAGGGATATAGAGTTAGAAAGAGAAAAAGTTTCGGTTTTAGCAAATGTCAATTTGCGTGTAATGTACGTAAAAGACTTTGTTTCTATGGAGGACTCTCCCTTGTCCGCCACTAGAAAAAAGGACTCCTCTATGTCAGTTGGGCTAGATTTGTTGTCCGCAGGAAAAGTTTCGGCTCTGTTCTCGACAGGAAATACAGGAGCTTTAATTACCTTGTCTAGGTTAAAAGTTTCTTTGCATCCAACAATCTCAAGACCAGCTCTCACCGTTCGTATTCCAACTTTAACTGGAAGCGCCATAGTGTTAGATGTGGGAGCTAATGTTGCGGTTAAACCTGAAGAATTAGTCAATTTTGCCCGTATGGGGGAAGCTTACAGAAAGTGTCTATACCCCCAAAAAAAAGGAAAGGTAGCGCTTCTTAACATTGGTTCAGAAGAAAGAAAGGGTACAGAAAGTCATCGGGTAGCTTTTAAAAGGCTTCAAGAGGTTTACCGAGAAGACTTCTTGGGCAATATAGAGGGGGGGGATGTTTTTTCCGGAAAGGCAGATGTTGTTGTTACCGATGGGTTTACGGGAAACATTTTTTTGAAGACCGCAGAGGGAGTGTTTGATTTTCTCTTGCAACTTGTAGGATCCCGTTTAGAGGAGGATCTGAAAGGTAAGCTGAACTACTCCATCTATCCAGGGTCTGTCTTGTGCGGGCTTTCTAAGCTCGTTGTTAAATGTCATGGCGAGGCCGATGAAGAATCTTTAGTTCAGGGGATTTTCGGTTTCCTGCAACTTTCTCAAGCTAATCTTTGCGACAAGATTTTACGAGAGCTTGGTTAATTTTATTTAATTAAGTGACTGTGTTTCGTTGACAAGTCTTTCGTTTTTCTATAAGTAGTAATTCGATCAAGAAAATGTTTTACACACTATTCTTGTCTTTCTTTTGATCAATGAAACTTTTGAGAAAAGCGGGCTGTTCATGAAAAATCGTTATATTTCTTCTTTTTCCCAATCTGTTATTTTGGCAATAATTGCTTCCTCTAGCTTGCAGGCTAGTGCAAGTTATTTGGAAGAAAAAGAATTTGTTGCTTCACACTTCTTACATCCTTTTTCTCAGGAATGTTTTGAAAATTATCGTTATTTCTCTACTCAAGTAGGAGCTCAAGGGACTGAAGATAAAAGTTCGGAGACTCCTTCATCGGATGCATCAGATCAAGAAAATACGGAAAGTTCTCTTGATGGAAAATCGGAGTCGGAACCTAAATCTGAAATCACAGAGCCCGCAGCTCCTTCTAATGGCGCAGAGAAAGAAGCGCCCGTAGCTCCTGCTGCCCCTGTAAAGGAAGAGGAAAAAGTTGTCATAGCAGAGCCCACCCCTGCTACAGAGGCGGCATCGCCTTGTTTTAAAACAGAAACATTGACTTCTGGTGGCAAAACTCCAGCGTCTGCTGATGATTTAACTGGGTTTCAGCATTGCTCTGAAGGAAATGTTCTTTATGAGGTGCTTGGAGGGCTTTCTTGGAAAAATGTTGATGCGAGTTCCGTTGGAGAGGTTGCGGCAGAGAATGAGTTAGATTCTTCAAATGCTCAACAAGAGGAGGCTCAATCCGGAGAGCAGGGTCAGGGTGATACAGGTTCTCCTATAGGAGAAGAGAGTAGCATAGGAAGCGGCTCCCAGGAAGGAGGAGATGAAAATCAAAATGGCGAGAGTTTAACTGATGAATCTTTGAGGCGAGAAGGAGAGAATCATGACTCAGGTAGTGGACAATCCGATAAAGGCGACGAACCTTCTAACGTAGTTACTGAAGGAGCTGTTGCAGAGTCCGGAATAGATTCTAATCGGGAAGCCGCAGAAATCAATCCTTTGAGTGCAGTTGCGTTGCGAGATTACAGTCTAGAGTCAGTGTCAACGGTTAACGAAAAATGTAATAAAGAGCATGGTTTAGCCTTTTGTAATACTAAAGTAAGCCAGCAGGGTTTAGAAGGAAGGCAAGAGCAGTCTGCTTGCCCCGTTAATGGAATAACCTTTTCTGGCGTAGGTAAGTCTGACGGTCTTTTATTCTCTAATCTTAAAACGAAAAAGAGTGGAGCAGCCATTTATAGTGAATCTGACGTAGTGTTTGAAAATCTTCAAAGAGGGTTAACTTTTTCCGATTGTGAAAGCTCGGAATCTGGAGGGGCTGTTGCGGCTAATAACATTACGGTTAAAAATTGTAATGGGGTGACCTTAACCAATAACAAAACGACTGTTCCTTCAGATGTTGATTCTAGTGCGGGAGATTCTGGTGGGGAGTCGGTTTTGTTGAGTGTTGCAGAAGGAGGGAGTTCTACCCAAGATAACCTAAACATGGGTGGAGGAGCTTTTTGGGCTGGAGAACCCACTTCTTCATCGGATGCGGGAACAGTTGGTTTTCAGGGGGGGGACGGAAGTACTACACAACCGAAAAGTGGATCCATTCAGTTTGTTGGGAATACGGGAGTTATTCTAATTTCCCAAAACAGCTCTACCGTTAATGGTGGGGCTATGGCTGCCAAATCTATCACGTTTGATAGTAATGTTGGTAGTGTAGAATTTTCTGCGAATGCTGCGAGTTTTAGTGGGGGAGCCTTATCTTCAACCGATTCTATAACTTTTTTAAACAATAAAAGTGGGATAGTGTTTTCTGGTAATTCAGCTTGTAAGCAACCAGGCGCGGTATCTACTGGACTCGTAGAGGGCTTGGCAAAGACTGTAAGCTCAGGAGATAGTGCAGAGGTTATCAAGGGTTCGGGGGGAGCTATAGCATCGAATGGGACCGTTACTTTTTCTAAAAATAGCGGAGAAATTTCTTTTTTAGGCAATAAAGTTGGAGAGAGTAATGCAGATGCTGAAAGAACCTCGGGAGATTCTAGCGTTCAACTTTTAGGAAAAGGGGGGGCTATTTCATCCAAGAAGTGTTCTTTTGAGTCCAATTTAGGCAAGATATCTTTCTCAAGCAACTCGACTTCTGATTCTGGCGGGGCGATCTTTGTTAGCGAAAATATAGAAGGAAAGAATAACTTAGGCCGAATAGAGTTTATTGATAATAAAGCCGATGGTTCTGGCGGGGCTTTGTATTGTTATAAAGATTCCTCATTGGCTAACGAGACAAATTTAGAGTTGTCTACAGAAGAAACGGAAACGATAAGTGGCCAAGTGACTTTCTCATCAAATGCTGAGGGGGTTCTGTTTTCTGGGAACTCTTCAAAAAAAGATGGAGGAGCTATCTATGCTCAAGGAGTTTCTTTCTCTGGAAATTCAGGCATAGCTTTCTTGAAAAATACTTCAGCATCCTCCGGAGGGGCTATTTGCTGTAAGTATTCTTTATCAGAACCTGGATCTGAGTTAAGTGTTTCAGAAGAAGGTCCCCAAAAATGTGAGATCAATATCTCAAGAAACTCTGGGTCAACCGTTTTTGAAGGCAACTCGGTTTCTTTGCCTGAACAAGTTATGAACAAAGCATCAGGCGATGTTTTTGGTGGAGGAGCTATTTTTGGAAAAAGCATCAGTATAGATAGCAATATAGGAACATGTTTATTTGAAAGAAATTCATTTTCTAGCGAGCGTTCCGGTTTAGATAAAGTATTCGGTGGTGGTGGAATTTTTGGAGATACTGTTACAGTTTCAAAAAACTTGGGAGGGGTGGCTTTTTCAAATAACAGTGTTTCTGGGAAAATTTCAACCACGCCCTCTTCCCCTGAAGAGCTTCAAATAATGACGAATCCTAAAGAAATAGAACCTTCTTCTCCTACATTGGCTGCTATTCAAAGTGCTTTTGGAGGAGGGGCTATTTTCACAGGCTCTCTTACTTTTTCAGGGAATAAAGGAGATTCTAGCTTTTCTAATAACCAAGTTTCTGTAGAAGAGACGGAAGGTGGAAACTCTGTCTCGAGCCAAGTATGTTATGGAGGAGGGGCCATTTTAGCAAAAGAGAAAGTGTCTCTAACGGGAAACGAGAGAATAGCTTTTGTTTATAATGTTGCCTTGGGAAAAAACTCATCGGGAGGAGCTGTCTTTTCCAAGGACGTTACTCTTACAGGGAACCAAAATATAATTTTTGATGGAAACTCTTCCGAAAGTAAGGGTGGTGGAATCTATTCAAAGAACGGATGCGTGTCTATTACAAATAACTCTAGTGTTGTTTTCACTAATAACCATGCTCAAGAATCAGGAGGAGCTATTTTTATAGAAAGTGTGACGTCTAGCACAGAAGGACCTGGCGCGGAGGAGGAAGATAGCGACCAAGGGCAACTTGGGGCTTTAAATTCAGATGCTTCGGATAAGTTTTCAATAATAGGAAACTACGGACAGGTTCTTTTTTCCAATAATTACACCACAACAGCATTTCCAGCTTCAGAAAATGACGGAGAAGCTCTTTCTGGAGCTTCTTCAGAAAAATACGGTGGCGGTGCAGCCTACGTCAAAGATATAGAGGTTTCTGGAAATAGAGACGTTCTATTTCTTTTTAATAAGGCTGATAAAGGAGGGGCTATACATATTAAGGACGGGGGTAGCGTTTCTTTGTCAGCAGACTATGGCAATATTGTCTTTCAAGGTAATAAGGAACTAGATGGGACTTCTGACTGTATTTTCTTGGCTGGAAGTACTAGTAAGATAACCAAGTTGCGCGCTAGGGAGGGACATGCAGTTCAATTTTTTGATTCCATAATTTTCGATAACGAAACAAGCAGAGATACGGTCTCTACTCAAGTAGTTAACAGTACTGTTGCTTCAACTCAGACTCCTTCCTTGAGTATTAATGGTGCGGATAATGGTATGGTTCGTCAGAATTCAGAGAATCCATATATAGGAGTTGTGCAATTTGGAGGGGGGATTTCCAAAATCCCTCAAAAAGCAAAACTAGAAGCCGGGGGATTGATTGTTAGTGGTGGAGAGTTATGGTTAGAAGGACTAGAGCAAACTCAAGGATCCTACATCCAGCTATCCGCTGATACTGTTTTTGGACAGTTGAAACAATCTACAGAGACCGGCTCTACTACAAGCAGCGGATCAAGTAGCGGTAGTCCGTCTTCTTTGCAATCTCTGGGTGCCACTTATGCTGGACATGGAAAACCTCGTTTAAATAAAAATATGTCGATTGATCCAAAAAATAGTTCAACTTTTTCAGATGGTAGTTCTGGAGAGGTTTCTCTAGGTTCGGGTTTTAAGATTACGGAAATTAGAGTAGATTTATCCTCTTTCAATAAGAACTCCAAGGCTCCAAAGTTTGTTATTGTTCCTAGTGGAAATGGAGGAGGTTCTGCTGCTTTGAATGCAGATGGTTCTAATTCGGAGCTTAAAGTTGTTCTGGTTGACTCTTCTGGTACTGCTATGGAAAAACATGATTTATTTGCTTCAGATTCCCAAATATCATTCATAGATTTCATGGAAGAAAAGAATGGAAAGTTGGAGCCAGTATCTTCTACTAATGGGGAAAATGGTGCTTTAGGTTTTTCTAAAGTAGCATTCTCTTTAGGAGAAGGTCTTGATGGGAATTTTTATGGACACCAAGGAAGCTGGAGTGCTTCTTTAGCTAATGGAGCTGTAACAGCTAATTGGA
This is a stretch of genomic DNA from Chlamydiifrater phoenicopteri. It encodes these proteins:
- a CDS encoding autotransporter domain-containing protein, which gives rise to MKNRYISSFSQSVILAIIASSSLQASASYLEEKEFVASHFLHPFSQECFENYRYFSTQVGAQGTEDKSSETPSSDASDQENTESSLDGKSESEPKSEITEPAAPSNGAEKEAPVAPAAPVKEEEKVVIAEPTPATEAASPCFKTETLTSGGKTPASADDLTGFQHCSEGNVLYEVLGGLSWKNVDASSVGEVAAENELDSSNAQQEEAQSGEQGQGDTGSPIGEESSIGSGSQEGGDENQNGESLTDESLRREGENHDSGSGQSDKGDEPSNVVTEGAVAESGIDSNREAAEINPLSAVALRDYSLESVSTVNEKCNKEHGLAFCNTKVSQQGLEGRQEQSACPVNGITFSGVGKSDGLLFSNLKTKKSGAAIYSESDVVFENLQRGLTFSDCESSESGGAVAANNITVKNCNGVTLTNNKTTVPSDVDSSAGDSGGESVLLSVAEGGSSTQDNLNMGGGAFWAGEPTSSSDAGTVGFQGGDGSTTQPKSGSIQFVGNTGVILISQNSSTVNGGAMAAKSITFDSNVGSVEFSANAASFSGGALSSTDSITFLNNKSGIVFSGNSACKQPGAVSTGLVEGLAKTVSSGDSAEVIKGSGGAIASNGTVTFSKNSGEISFLGNKVGESNADAERTSGDSSVQLLGKGGAISSKKCSFESNLGKISFSSNSTSDSGGAIFVSENIEGKNNLGRIEFIDNKADGSGGALYCYKDSSLANETNLELSTEETETISGQVTFSSNAEGVLFSGNSSKKDGGAIYAQGVSFSGNSGIAFLKNTSASSGGAICCKYSLSEPGSELSVSEEGPQKCEINISRNSGSTVFEGNSVSLPEQVMNKASGDVFGGGAIFGKSISIDSNIGTCLFERNSFSSERSGLDKVFGGGGIFGDTVTVSKNLGGVAFSNNSVSGKISTTPSSPEELQIMTNPKEIEPSSPTLAAIQSAFGGGAIFTGSLTFSGNKGDSSFSNNQVSVEETEGGNSVSSQVCYGGGAILAKEKVSLTGNERIAFVYNVALGKNSSGGAVFSKDVTLTGNQNIIFDGNSSESKGGGIYSKNGCVSITNNSSVVFTNNHAQESGGAIFIESVTSSTEGPGAEEEDSDQGQLGALNSDASDKFSIIGNYGQVLFSNNYTTTAFPASENDGEALSGASSEKYGGGAAYVKDIEVSGNRDVLFLFNKADKGGAIHIKDGGSVSLSADYGNIVFQGNKELDGTSDCIFLAGSTSKITKLRAREGHAVQFFDSIIFDNETSRDTVSTQVVNSTVASTQTPSLSINGADNGMVRQNSENPYIGVVQFGGGISKIPQKAKLEAGGLIVSGGELWLEGLEQTQGSYIQLSADTVFGQLKQSTETGSTTSSGSSSGSPSSLQSLGATYAGHGKPRLNKNMSIDPKNSSTFSDGSSGEVSLGSGFKITEIRVDLSSFNKNSKAPKFVIVPSGNGGGSAALNADGSNSELKVVLVDSSGTAMEKHDLFASDSQISFIDFMEEKNGKLEPVSSTNGENGALGFSKVAFSLGEGLDGNFYGHQGSWSASLANGAVTANWTKTGYSLDPKTDGAVVVNGLWSQYTDVRGIKGQIFHNHVTDQRMEMDFFTNVWGSGLGQFVNSVAVGDIDGFVHRTGGYVLGMDTEIIQDFLIGGSFAQTFGYTDSRRHNIRCSERGYIGSVYAGISHYGKGSGTWMFKGAVLYGNINNDMTSRYTGELGVSKGAWADHSLLASVRVDRKKFSNSRSFSSAMISAWAPFVEVEYAFIDQMPFLEVGGSQVRDFEKGKLQNLAVPVGITFENFYSKGARSESLSFAIAYSPDAYRKNPKGSATIVNAKHSWITRGCKWPRHAVRCRLDNNTEWNESLGTYMSFEYEGRKHVASYNFSGGARLIF
- the rpmF gene encoding 50S ribosomal protein L32 encodes the protein MAVPRNRLSNARKNIRRSHHAKGPRQTAVCKNCKNAFIPHTVCSSCGFYNGRAVLQATEKD
- a CDS encoding phosphate acyltransferase (involved in acylation of glycerol-3-phosphate to form 1-acyl-glycerol-3 phosphate for use in phospholipid biosynthesis; functions with PlsY), which codes for MTTTFTPCVAVDLMGGDHSPILVFRALLEAIRLGDFKEISFLAIAQEGFRRDIELEREKVSVLANVNLRVMYVKDFVSMEDSPLSATRKKDSSMSVGLDLLSAGKVSALFSTGNTGALITLSRLKVSLHPTISRPALTVRIPTLTGSAIVLDVGANVAVKPEELVNFARMGEAYRKCLYPQKKGKVALLNIGSEERKGTESHRVAFKRLQEVYREDFLGNIEGGDVFSGKADVVVTDGFTGNIFLKTAEGVFDFLLQLVGSRLEEDLKGKLNYSIYPGSVLCGLSKLVVKCHGEADEESLVQGIFGFLQLSQANLCDKILRELG
- a CDS encoding 1-acyl-sn-glycerol-3-phosphate acyltransferase; translated protein: MSFLQSLDQALINKELPEDVYERAKMVYLSYVRETEDILHISETEAMFSKFLELLKADQKDPFQFPCFHKRIVSPINLESFGQQFFRPLIDIPHSCLLHSEVASKIIEQLSSGENVILLANHQVEADPQVMQIMLKTLFPERFLKEIIFLAGDRVTSDPIARPFSMGCNLLCIYSKRHIDSPPERREEKLRHNQKSMKVLKTLLSQGGKFIYVAPSGGRDRKDASGRLAPAPFHPDSIEMFRLLGKSCAVPTHFYPMALKTFDILPPPPVIEQNIGEQRSTKRSPVHFAFGEEVDLNSIISTPEVSDKRLLRELRANVVFGKVQSLYKEIADL
- a CDS encoding Rne/Rng family ribonuclease, whose product is MENDVLLNVESKEIRYAHLKNGLLFDLIIERKKIRQLKGNIYRGKVTNILRNIQSAFINIDERENGFIHISDVLENSKKFEQMFDTDLDEDENIPPSPGQADSPIEDLLELDSPVLVQVVKEPIGTKGARLTSNISIPGRYLVLLPNSPHRGVSRKIEDPQIRDQLKRLIRSFEMPRDMGLICRTASMTASTETLIAEAHELLKTWKTIIEKFHATEEPALLYEETDLVKKAVVTGIDKNFNRLLIDDYATYRKCRHIMKKYSPESSMKIEYYRDSVPMFERFNVEKEIEKATKRKIWLTSGGYLFFDRTEAMHTVDVNSGRSTQLEGGVEETLVQINLEAAEEIARQLRLRNVGGLVIIDFIDMKSRKNQKRVLERLKEHMKVDSARCTILSMSEFGLVEMTRQRNRESLVQTLFTPCPYCCGNALIKTNESMAIEIERELKKVINYRNHKNLCLIVHPELASYMKLEGDDTALIRLAKQMKAKLQINTSDELHLNHYQFFSLITGEKIDL